The Microbacterium horticulturae genome has a window encoding:
- a CDS encoding DUF2207 domain-containing protein, protein MPRYLRALLVAAAVAAASLLWVGPAAAAVLPSVGAEPVSAVGPVSADVDDFSFSSLDVDYTLGREDDGTSTLKVVETFVADFPQTDQNHGMKRAIPDTYNGQPLNLHLVSVTDENGDPRPADTDDDDGWFTITSRSDQYLHGPQTFVFTYTARHVTWHFSDTGADEFYWDVNGTDWGQPFGTVDATLHVPADLAGALTGRQSCYQGAYGINDTCEITSMPGDGGAVTVHAQARELDARENMTIAVGFTAGTFTPFDPSLLASPWGWVQGVGVLAALASVVSAILVRVRRLRDAPGRPTIIAEYTPPKNVDALLAAVLRGATSKAVPAEVLEQAIRGSIRMIEGERRVFGTHKMQAELVDASRSGDKDGRMLLAGMFGDQPMPGDVFTFGKSNSRFAKAGQKMLKWGAAEVKRRRWKRVDTRYARRLPVLLAFIGLLVSVGAGVIAMAMYVSAAASGILLMAGVAAFVASMILIARSPLTADGAEVRDHLEGLKMFIEWAEADRIRMLQSPSGAEKTPVDVNDKRQVLKIYEALLPYAVVFGQEKEWAQQLATMYPAGEGPYWYSGNMAAFNAATFAAGISSLSATAASSSSTSGGSGGGGFSGGGGGGGGGGGV, encoded by the coding sequence ATGCCTCGATATCTGCGTGCTCTTCTCGTCGCGGCCGCGGTGGCCGCGGCATCCCTCCTCTGGGTCGGGCCGGCCGCGGCCGCGGTGCTGCCGTCCGTCGGCGCTGAGCCGGTGTCGGCCGTCGGCCCCGTTTCGGCGGACGTCGACGACTTCTCGTTCTCGAGCCTTGACGTCGACTACACGCTCGGGCGTGAGGACGATGGCACGAGCACGCTGAAGGTGGTGGAGACGTTCGTCGCGGACTTTCCGCAGACCGATCAGAATCACGGCATGAAGCGGGCGATCCCCGACACGTACAACGGGCAGCCGCTGAACCTGCATCTCGTGTCGGTGACCGATGAGAACGGCGATCCGCGTCCGGCCGACACCGACGACGACGACGGATGGTTCACGATCACCTCGCGCAGCGACCAGTACCTGCACGGTCCGCAGACGTTCGTGTTCACATACACGGCGCGGCACGTGACCTGGCACTTCTCCGACACCGGCGCCGACGAGTTCTACTGGGACGTCAACGGTACCGATTGGGGGCAGCCGTTCGGAACGGTGGATGCCACGCTGCACGTGCCTGCGGATCTCGCCGGCGCCCTCACCGGGCGGCAGTCGTGCTACCAGGGTGCGTACGGCATCAACGACACGTGCGAGATCACGTCAATGCCCGGTGACGGCGGCGCGGTGACCGTGCACGCGCAGGCCCGCGAGCTGGACGCACGCGAGAACATGACGATCGCGGTCGGCTTCACCGCGGGCACGTTCACGCCCTTCGATCCGTCGCTGCTCGCATCGCCGTGGGGCTGGGTGCAGGGCGTCGGCGTGCTCGCGGCGCTGGCGTCCGTCGTGTCGGCGATCCTCGTGCGGGTGCGCAGGCTTCGGGATGCACCGGGACGCCCGACGATCATCGCCGAGTACACGCCGCCGAAGAACGTGGACGCGCTGTTGGCGGCGGTGTTGCGCGGGGCGACGTCGAAGGCGGTGCCGGCGGAGGTGCTCGAGCAGGCCATTCGTGGCAGCATCCGGATGATCGAGGGCGAACGGCGTGTGTTCGGCACGCACAAGATGCAGGCGGAACTCGTCGATGCGTCGCGCTCGGGTGACAAGGACGGCAGGATGCTGCTGGCCGGCATGTTCGGCGACCAGCCGATGCCCGGTGACGTCTTCACCTTCGGGAAGTCGAACAGTCGCTTCGCCAAGGCAGGGCAGAAGATGCTCAAGTGGGGCGCGGCCGAGGTGAAGCGGCGGCGCTGGAAGCGCGTCGACACTCGGTACGCACGTCGCCTGCCGGTGCTGTTGGCGTTCATCGGCCTGCTCGTCTCGGTGGGTGCCGGAGTCATCGCCATGGCGATGTACGTGTCGGCGGCTGCGAGCGGGATCCTGCTCATGGCCGGCGTGGCGGCGTTCGTGGCTTCGATGATTCTCATCGCGCGATCGCCGCTGACCGCGGATGGTGCGGAGGTGCGCGACCATCTCGAGGGGCTGAAGATGTTCATCGAGTGGGCCGAGGCGGATCGGATCAGGATGCTGCAGTCGCCGTCCGGCGCCGAGAAGACGCCCGTGGATGTCAATGACAAGCGCCAGGTGCTGAAGATCTATGAGGCGCTGCTGCCGTACGCGGTGGTGTTCGGTCAGGAGAAGGAGTGGGCGCAGCAGCTCGCGACGATGTATCCGGCCGGAGAAGGGCCGTACTGGTACAGCGGCAACATGGCGGCCTTCAACGCGGCGACCTTCGCGGCGGGTATCAGCTCGCTGTCGGCGACGGCGGCGTCGTCGTCATCGACGTCGGGCGGCTCCGGCGGCGGTGGCTTCTCCGGCGGAGGTGGCGGCGGTGGCGGGGGCGGCGGCGTCTGA
- a CDS encoding HNH endonuclease signature motif containing protein, with translation MNTAPADLIETLTGLDSTLSDIVHESLAADAVRTLSDTELLELTRVTEALGRRVDALRITTAAEVDDRSRTELGEERLSARSGCSTAADLLCRVTGIASSTARARIRQGRAVAVRTTLTGQPLPARFLTVREALIDGGIGVDSITAITSILNPIADRTDPAQWAAAEYELTAAATGNSTDQAPACTADETRIQAKVWELVLDPDGTLPDFERAARKRALRFGPDQGGIRPVNGWILSDIYEQFRHLSDAMTNPRVTTLPDPSGGVAFSENPEGEAHTHDEPRDPRTHAQKLHDVLATILNIAVRSADAPTLGGAAPVTVITIDDNDLHPDRHDTSEHDDHDQDRDRDREGEESVGFINGTDCTVPAFVARQAACNAGTQHLLFGTDGRIIALGTPNRTFNANQRKAIIARDGTCIIPGCNMPATWCEIHHVIPHSKGGPTHVDNGVPLCWWHHRTIETSGWQIRMVDGLPQVRAPRNLDPTDTWRPTHGSLHRARNTLRRRLNSSRTRAPATEQIRRT, from the coding sequence ATGAACACGGCACCCGCGGACCTGATCGAGACCCTCACCGGTCTCGACAGCACGCTGAGTGACATCGTGCATGAATCGCTCGCGGCCGACGCGGTGCGGACCCTGTCCGACACCGAACTGCTCGAACTGACCCGGGTCACCGAAGCACTCGGCCGGCGCGTCGACGCGCTACGGATCACCACCGCCGCCGAGGTCGATGACCGCTCCCGCACCGAACTGGGGGAAGAGCGCCTGTCTGCCCGGTCCGGGTGCTCGACCGCCGCGGATCTGCTGTGCCGGGTCACCGGGATCGCGTCTTCCACAGCGCGGGCCCGGATCCGGCAGGGCCGGGCGGTCGCTGTCCGCACTACGTTGACCGGACAGCCGCTGCCGGCCCGGTTCCTCACCGTGCGGGAAGCACTCATCGACGGGGGCATCGGGGTCGACTCAATCACCGCGATCACCAGCATTCTGAACCCGATCGCCGATCGCACCGACCCTGCCCAGTGGGCTGCGGCCGAGTACGAACTGACCGCCGCAGCCACCGGCAACAGCACCGACCAGGCACCGGCATGCACCGCCGATGAGACCCGCATCCAAGCCAAAGTCTGGGAACTGGTCCTCGACCCCGACGGCACCCTCCCCGACTTCGAGCGCGCCGCCCGCAAACGCGCGCTCCGGTTCGGCCCCGACCAGGGCGGCATCCGCCCGGTCAACGGATGGATCCTCTCCGACATCTACGAACAGTTCCGCCACCTCTCCGACGCGATGACCAACCCCCGCGTCACCACCCTTCCCGACCCCTCCGGCGGTGTGGCCTTCAGCGAGAACCCCGAGGGTGAGGCGCACACCCACGACGAGCCCCGGGACCCCCGCACACATGCGCAGAAACTGCACGACGTGCTCGCCACCATCCTGAACATCGCCGTACGCTCGGCCGACGCACCCACCCTGGGTGGCGCCGCGCCCGTCACGGTCATCACCATCGACGACAACGACCTGCACCCCGACCGCCACGACACCAGCGAACACGACGACCACGACCAGGACCGTGACCGGGACCGGGAGGGTGAGGAGAGTGTCGGATTCATCAACGGCACCGACTGCACCGTCCCCGCCTTCGTCGCCCGCCAAGCCGCCTGCAACGCCGGCACCCAACACCTGCTCTTCGGCACCGACGGGCGCATCATCGCCCTGGGCACCCCGAACCGCACCTTCAACGCCAACCAACGCAAAGCCATCATCGCCCGCGACGGGACCTGCATCATCCCCGGATGCAACATGCCCGCCACCTGGTGCGAAATCCACCACGTCATCCCCCACAGCAAAGGCGGACCCACCCACGTCGACAACGGCGTCCCCCTGTGCTGGTGGCACCACCGCACCATCGAAACCAGCGGATGGCAAATCCGAATGGTAGACGGACTCCCCCAGGTACGCGCACCACGCAACCTCGACCCCACCGACACCTGGCGACCCACCCACGGGTCCCTCCACCGAGCCCGCAACACACTCCGCAGACGACTCAACAGCAGCAGAACAAGAGCACCCGCCACCGAACAGATCAGACGCACGTGA
- a CDS encoding aldehyde dehydrogenase family protein, whose product MSTSPWHNALFSDGWRAGAGAPLTVTAPATGAVIDTVAQADATDLDRAVASATAAQKDWAKAPYATRAAVMLKAAQLLEADPARLTDVLIPESGSGRGKADFEAGLVISELQEAAALASHPYGELLRSVKDRTSIARRVPLGVVGVISPFNFPAILSMRSVAPALALGNAVILKPDPRTSVSGGLALAALFEEAGLPQGVLHVLPGGGELGAALVAHPGVPCISFTGSTPAGRKIGEAAAPLLKRVHLELGGNNAMLVLPDADVHAAASIGAWGSFLHQGQICMTTGRHLVHRSQADEYIAALTEKARGIPVGDPEEGMPLGPVIDEKQRDRVHGYVTAAVEHGATLAVGGEYEGLFYRPTVLTDVATDNPAWAEEIFGPVAPIQVYDDVDEAIDVINASEYGLSVSIITSNPYAAYELCDRIESGAVHINDATVDDEAVIPFGGSKASGVGGRFGGPRANLDTFTETQWVTMQSRVEGYPF is encoded by the coding sequence ATGAGCACCTCCCCCTGGCACAACGCCCTCTTCTCCGACGGCTGGCGCGCGGGCGCCGGTGCGCCGCTCACCGTCACGGCACCGGCGACCGGCGCCGTCATCGACACCGTCGCACAGGCCGATGCCACCGACCTCGACCGCGCCGTGGCCTCGGCGACGGCCGCGCAGAAGGACTGGGCGAAGGCGCCCTACGCCACCCGCGCCGCCGTCATGTTGAAGGCGGCGCAGCTGCTCGAGGCCGACCCCGCCCGGCTGACGGACGTTTTGATCCCCGAGAGCGGATCGGGCCGCGGCAAGGCTGATTTCGAAGCCGGGCTGGTCATCAGCGAGTTGCAGGAGGCGGCGGCTCTGGCATCCCACCCCTACGGCGAACTGCTGCGCAGCGTCAAAGACCGCACCTCGATCGCCCGGCGCGTGCCGCTCGGCGTCGTCGGGGTGATCTCGCCGTTCAACTTTCCCGCGATACTGTCGATGCGCTCGGTCGCTCCCGCGCTCGCGTTGGGCAACGCGGTCATTCTCAAGCCCGATCCGCGCACCTCGGTCTCGGGCGGTTTGGCCCTGGCCGCGCTGTTCGAAGAGGCGGGCCTGCCGCAGGGCGTGCTGCACGTGCTGCCGGGCGGCGGCGAGCTCGGCGCAGCCTTGGTCGCGCATCCCGGAGTGCCGTGCATCTCGTTCACCGGATCGACGCCCGCCGGCCGCAAGATCGGCGAGGCGGCCGCGCCCCTCTTGAAGCGGGTGCATCTCGAGCTCGGTGGAAACAACGCGATGCTCGTGCTGCCCGACGCCGACGTACACGCGGCGGCCTCGATCGGCGCGTGGGGGTCGTTCCTGCATCAGGGGCAGATCTGCATGACCACGGGGCGGCATCTCGTGCACCGCTCCCAGGCTGACGAGTACATCGCTGCACTCACGGAGAAGGCACGCGGCATCCCGGTCGGAGATCCGGAAGAAGGGATGCCGCTGGGTCCGGTCATCGACGAGAAGCAGCGCGATCGCGTGCACGGGTATGTCACGGCCGCCGTCGAGCACGGTGCGACGCTCGCCGTGGGCGGCGAGTACGAGGGACTGTTCTACCGGCCGACGGTACTGACGGATGTCGCGACCGACAACCCCGCCTGGGCTGAGGAGATCTTCGGGCCGGTCGCACCGATCCAGGTCTACGACGACGTCGACGAGGCGATCGACGTAATCAACGCATCGGAGTACGGACTGTCGGTGTCGATCATCACGTCGAACCCGTACGCCGCGTACGAGCTGTGCGACCGGATCGAATCGGGCGCCGTGCACATCAACGATGCGACGGTGGACGACGAAGCCGTGATCCCGTTCGGAGGGTCGAAGGCCTCGGGCGTCGGCGGACGCTTCGGCGGACCGCGCGCGAACCTCGACACGTTCACCGAAACGCAGTGGGTCACGATGCAGAGTCGGGTGGAGGGGTATCCGTTCTGA
- a CDS encoding low temperature requirement protein A: protein MADQPIPEKPSAPATAADAARDVDDADRDGPAQNSAAAPGRLRRRDDAEAQRAATLELFYDLVFVFTITQVSHLLLSNLTWVGAGQAAIVLLAVWWSWNYTTWATNELDPETNPVRLVLIALMLGSLLMAIAVPHAFGERGLLFVAAYLAIQVGRHSFLTFVVAARGSVEREQAGRILAWFLIAGVFWIAGGLAEGGWRAGLWSFALALDYIAPRIFFPLPGRRRLVAGSWRLATGHFTERFGLIVIATIGETIIQTGATTAGRELDAATAAAFISAFTGSAALWWLYFVSTRDLGERSLGARENRTNRARDIYTYGHVLIVAGIILTAVGDEIVIAHPLEPLGRAELIAVSAGPMLFLLAQFALQLRATRRVGYVRLVAIAACAGPGLFGGALPALLISTALVAVLISVALSDQLAEIRLTRAGGSIRTCE from the coding sequence GTGGCCGACCAGCCCATTCCGGAGAAGCCCTCCGCGCCGGCGACGGCGGCGGACGCCGCTCGAGACGTCGACGACGCCGATCGTGACGGACCTGCTCAGAATTCTGCGGCGGCGCCCGGACGCCTCCGGCGTCGAGACGATGCTGAAGCCCAGCGGGCCGCGACGCTGGAGCTGTTCTACGACCTTGTGTTCGTCTTCACGATCACTCAGGTCTCACATCTGCTTCTGAGCAACCTGACCTGGGTGGGAGCCGGCCAGGCGGCGATCGTCCTGCTCGCCGTGTGGTGGTCGTGGAATTACACGACGTGGGCCACGAACGAGCTCGATCCGGAGACCAATCCCGTCCGGCTGGTGCTGATCGCCCTCATGCTCGGGAGTCTGCTGATGGCCATCGCCGTTCCCCATGCCTTCGGCGAGCGCGGCCTTCTGTTCGTTGCCGCCTACCTTGCTATTCAGGTGGGCCGTCACTCCTTCCTCACCTTCGTGGTGGCTGCCCGTGGGAGCGTGGAACGAGAGCAAGCCGGACGGATCCTTGCCTGGTTCCTGATAGCCGGCGTGTTCTGGATCGCTGGAGGGCTGGCCGAAGGCGGATGGAGAGCAGGGCTGTGGTCGTTTGCCCTTGCCCTCGACTACATCGCCCCCCGCATCTTCTTCCCACTCCCCGGTCGGCGCCGGCTCGTGGCCGGGTCCTGGCGCCTGGCCACCGGCCACTTCACCGAGCGATTCGGGCTGATCGTGATCGCTACTATCGGCGAGACGATCATCCAGACCGGCGCGACGACCGCGGGACGTGAGCTGGATGCCGCTACCGCGGCCGCGTTCATCAGCGCTTTCACCGGATCAGCAGCACTGTGGTGGCTGTACTTCGTCTCCACACGAGATCTCGGCGAGCGCTCCCTTGGCGCGAGGGAGAACCGAACCAATCGCGCGCGAGACATCTACACCTACGGGCACGTCCTCATCGTCGCCGGGATCATTCTGACGGCCGTGGGCGACGAGATCGTCATCGCGCACCCGCTGGAGCCGTTAGGGCGTGCAGAGCTGATCGCCGTCAGCGCTGGACCGATGCTCTTCCTTCTTGCGCAATTCGCTCTACAGCTGCGGGCGACGCGTCGCGTCGGATACGTCCGGTTGGTCGCCATCGCGGCGTGCGCGGGGCCAGGACTGTTCGGTGGCGCTCTTCCTGCGCTGCTGATCAGCACAGCGCTTGTCGCGGTGCTCATCAGCGTGGCGCTGAGCGATCAGCTCGCCGAGATACGGTTGACCCGCGCCGGAGGATCGATTCGCACCTGTGAGTAG
- a CDS encoding alpha/beta hydrolase, translating into MSTSNPKNIALEPAAQAFVDATANPPFLYQLAPEDGRKAVDGVQDEPIWKPEIDEEWITVEGGPTGSVVTRIVKPKGATGVLPVVLYTHGAGWVFGDAHTHDRLVRDLAVGTGAAVVFPEYDRAPEHQYPVQNEQSYAVAQWVVQHGAEKGLDGSNVAIAGDSVGGNMAIALNLMAEERGDVKFKGAVLFYPVTDATFDTESYKEFADGYFLALDGMKWFWDQYTTSEEERAQITVSPLRATEEQLAFFPPTLVINGEADVLRDEGEAFAAKLRRAGVDVTQVRYAGIIHDFVMVNSMHKTHAAKAAVAQAIAHLKASLSA; encoded by the coding sequence ATGTCTACCAGCAACCCGAAGAACATCGCCCTCGAACCCGCCGCACAGGCCTTCGTCGACGCCACCGCGAACCCGCCGTTCCTGTACCAGCTCGCCCCGGAGGACGGACGCAAAGCCGTCGACGGTGTGCAGGACGAGCCCATCTGGAAGCCCGAGATCGATGAGGAGTGGATCACCGTCGAGGGCGGCCCGACCGGGTCGGTCGTCACCCGCATCGTCAAGCCGAAGGGAGCGACTGGCGTTTTGCCCGTCGTGCTCTATACGCACGGCGCAGGCTGGGTCTTCGGCGACGCCCACACCCACGACCGCCTCGTCCGCGACCTCGCCGTCGGTACCGGCGCGGCCGTCGTGTTCCCCGAGTACGACCGCGCCCCGGAGCACCAGTACCCGGTGCAGAACGAGCAGTCGTACGCTGTCGCGCAATGGGTCGTGCAGCACGGCGCCGAGAAGGGCCTCGATGGGTCCAACGTCGCGATCGCCGGCGACTCGGTCGGCGGCAACATGGCCATCGCTCTGAACCTCATGGCGGAAGAGCGCGGCGATGTGAAGTTCAAGGGCGCGGTCCTGTTCTACCCGGTCACCGACGCGACGTTCGACACCGAGTCGTACAAGGAGTTCGCAGACGGGTACTTCCTCGCGCTCGACGGCATGAAGTGGTTCTGGGACCAGTACACGACGAGCGAGGAGGAGCGGGCGCAGATCACCGTATCCCCGCTTCGGGCGACGGAAGAGCAGTTGGCCTTCTTCCCGCCGACCCTCGTCATCAACGGAGAGGCCGATGTGCTCCGCGATGAGGGCGAGGCGTTCGCCGCGAAGCTCCGCCGTGCCGGCGTCGATGTGACCCAGGTGCGCTACGCCGGGATCATCCACGACTTCGTGATGGTCAACAGCATGCACAAGACTCACGCCGCGAAGGCCGCTGTCGCGCAGGCGATCGCCCACCTGAAGGCATCCCTCTCGGCGTGA
- a CDS encoding SDR family NAD(P)-dependent oxidoreductase: MTTTLITGGNRGLGYEVARRLLDAGQTVWIGSRDASAGQEAADGLGAHFVQLDVTDDASVTSAVATIRAWVGHLDVLINNAGILGEVAAPGDMTADQLRPVYETNVFGLVRVTRAFLPLLRKGTDPSVINVTSGMGSFALTHDPARVESQYTLAAYGSSKSAVTMLTTQYAKTIPEIRFNAVDPGQTATDFTGNVGQTVAEGAEAAVRLATLGPATPTGTASDRTGTLPW; the protein is encoded by the coding sequence ATGACAACAACACTCATCACCGGAGGAAACCGCGGATTGGGCTACGAAGTCGCCCGTCGTCTGCTCGATGCAGGGCAGACGGTCTGGATCGGGTCGCGTGACGCGTCCGCCGGGCAGGAAGCCGCCGACGGCCTTGGAGCCCACTTCGTGCAACTGGACGTGACCGACGACGCGTCCGTCACGTCGGCCGTTGCGACGATACGAGCATGGGTGGGACATCTGGACGTCCTCATCAACAACGCAGGCATCCTCGGCGAGGTCGCAGCTCCTGGAGACATGACTGCGGACCAGCTGCGTCCCGTGTACGAGACCAACGTCTTCGGCCTGGTCCGCGTCACGCGCGCCTTCCTTCCGCTACTGCGGAAGGGGACCGATCCGTCGGTGATCAACGTCACCAGCGGCATGGGCTCATTCGCGCTGACGCACGATCCTGCACGAGTGGAGTCCCAATACACGCTCGCGGCGTACGGCTCCTCCAAGAGCGCGGTCACCATGCTCACGACGCAGTACGCGAAGACGATCCCGGAGATCCGGTTCAATGCCGTGGACCCGGGCCAGACGGCAACCGACTTCACCGGCAACGTCGGGCAGACCGTTGCAGAAGGCGCGGAGGCTGCCGTTCGTCTCGCCACCCTCGGCCCAGCGACACCGACCGGAACTGCCTCCGACCGCACCGGCACCCTGCCCTGGTGA
- a CDS encoding TetR/AcrR family transcriptional regulator: MSEKSRRSQTPTGSGGRPRDPIIEEAIIESTRMLLATKGYSAMTIGDIVADAGVTRPTLYRRWPNKYELVIDALRYGLRKQREAYPPLELDDLTPREAVVEAVRRLDPRFHNPRAMTLHGNFMAEAAREPGLIAQMRELGNQPRCQELTDVLIELQRRGAVRQNVDVDMVVSLSFGSYFADFNRYGHDVPADFAERVVATLWPVIAREGELTST; this comes from the coding sequence ATGTCTGAGAAGAGCCGCAGATCACAGACACCGACCGGGTCGGGCGGACGCCCCCGTGACCCGATCATCGAAGAGGCGATCATTGAATCGACGCGCATGCTGCTCGCGACAAAGGGCTACTCGGCGATGACGATCGGCGACATCGTCGCCGATGCCGGCGTGACGCGCCCCACGCTGTATCGACGCTGGCCGAACAAGTACGAGCTGGTCATCGACGCCCTGCGATACGGGTTGCGCAAACAACGGGAAGCGTACCCGCCGCTGGAGCTGGACGATCTCACTCCGCGAGAGGCCGTGGTCGAAGCCGTGCGTCGGCTCGATCCGCGCTTCCACAATCCGCGCGCGATGACCCTGCACGGCAACTTCATGGCCGAAGCGGCGCGCGAGCCGGGCCTGATCGCGCAGATGAGGGAACTGGGCAATCAACCACGATGCCAGGAACTCACCGATGTGCTCATCGAACTCCAGAGGCGGGGTGCCGTGCGCCAGAACGTCGACGTGGATATGGTCGTGAGCCTTTCGTTCGGGAGCTACTTCGCCGACTTCAATCGGTACGGCCACGATGTGCCAGCCGACTTCGCCGAACGCGTCGTCGCCACGCTGTGGCCTGTCATCGCCAGAGAAGGCGAGCTCACATCCACGTGA
- a CDS encoding MMPL family transporter codes for MHPEPSSARSFPARLTSRRGAWIALALAVLVFVGLFGLFGRAEAPGGNDAAPASSESAQAQAVLDEFPGHDVQSLSVVAVRTDGGVLTAADKAAFADLAPIIDAQTGHEPGRVTVSDDGEAAVMQAPLTVSDDSGTNAERVDAVRDAIAGVDAAGLDVLVTGGPAFGADITNAFAGADITLLLVTIAIVALLLVITYRSPVLWLLPLTVIGIADQLAAKVTAALSTAWNLQFDTGVVSVLVFGAGTNYALLLISRYREELARHDDHRTALAVAWRKTVPAIVASNLTVVLALATLVFAVIPGTHGLGIAAAVGLLIAAACVLLVLPPVLAVCGRRVFWPFTPRPREHAAQGRVWGGIANRVVKRPTPALVGGLVVVGVMAAGLFGTTVGLTQVEKFRGGSESATGLTTVAAHFPAGEAQPMIIVADADHAQAVADAAQDVPGVTRAMTSHDTATVDGTPIAKIVVVGEPEPGSDASLDLVRDVRTAVHEVPGADALVGGAVATDVDARDGAWRDLLLIAPLVLAISLVVLVVLLRSLVAPILLLLVNLASAAAAIGAGAWLGRTLFGWQSLDLPVPLLAFIFLVALGIDYTIFLVHRAKTEADEHGTRRGMARAVASTGGVITSAGIVLAGVFAALGVLPLVTLGQLGLIVGLGVIVDTLVVRTIVVPALFALTGDRIWWPHRPAPRYRQDDALPDPELVGVSADD; via the coding sequence ATGCATCCCGAACCCTCTTCCGCCCGGTCGTTCCCTGCGCGCCTGACCTCGCGCCGCGGTGCCTGGATAGCCCTCGCGCTCGCCGTTCTCGTCTTCGTCGGCCTGTTCGGCCTGTTCGGTCGCGCCGAAGCGCCCGGCGGCAACGACGCGGCTCCCGCCTCGTCCGAATCGGCGCAGGCGCAGGCCGTGCTCGATGAGTTCCCGGGCCATGACGTGCAGTCTCTGTCGGTCGTCGCCGTCCGTACCGACGGGGGCGTGCTGACCGCCGCCGACAAGGCCGCGTTCGCCGACCTTGCCCCGATCATCGACGCGCAGACCGGCCACGAGCCGGGCCGCGTCACCGTCAGCGACGACGGCGAGGCCGCGGTCATGCAGGCGCCGCTGACGGTGTCTGATGACTCCGGCACGAATGCGGAGAGGGTCGACGCCGTCCGCGATGCGATCGCGGGTGTGGATGCCGCGGGCCTTGACGTGCTCGTCACCGGCGGCCCCGCGTTCGGCGCCGACATCACGAACGCGTTCGCCGGTGCCGACATCACCCTGCTTCTCGTGACGATCGCGATCGTCGCGCTGCTGCTGGTCATCACCTATCGCTCGCCGGTGCTGTGGTTGCTGCCGTTGACCGTGATCGGCATCGCCGACCAGCTCGCCGCCAAAGTCACTGCTGCCCTCAGCACGGCTTGGAACCTTCAGTTCGACACCGGCGTGGTCAGCGTCCTCGTCTTCGGCGCCGGCACGAACTACGCGCTGCTGCTGATCTCGCGCTATCGCGAAGAGCTCGCGCGACACGACGACCACCGCACGGCGCTCGCCGTCGCCTGGCGCAAGACCGTGCCCGCGATCGTCGCCTCGAACCTGACGGTCGTGCTGGCGCTGGCGACCCTCGTGTTCGCCGTGATCCCGGGCACGCACGGGCTCGGCATCGCTGCCGCCGTGGGGCTGCTCATCGCCGCGGCATGCGTTCTTCTCGTCCTCCCGCCCGTGCTCGCCGTCTGCGGCCGTCGCGTGTTCTGGCCGTTCACGCCACGACCCAGAGAGCACGCGGCCCAGGGCCGTGTCTGGGGCGGCATCGCCAACCGGGTCGTGAAGCGCCCGACCCCGGCGCTCGTGGGTGGCCTCGTGGTCGTCGGCGTCATGGCCGCCGGCTTGTTCGGCACCACCGTCGGCCTCACCCAGGTGGAGAAGTTCCGCGGCGGCTCCGAGTCGGCGACGGGCCTGACGACCGTGGCCGCGCACTTCCCGGCGGGTGAGGCGCAGCCCATGATCATCGTCGCCGACGCCGACCATGCGCAGGCCGTGGCCGACGCCGCACAAGACGTGCCCGGTGTCACGCGCGCGATGACCTCCCACGACACCGCAACCGTCGACGGCACCCCGATTGCCAAGATCGTCGTGGTGGGGGAGCCCGAGCCCGGGTCGGACGCGAGCCTCGATCTCGTGCGCGACGTGCGCACGGCCGTGCACGAGGTGCCCGGCGCCGACGCGCTGGTCGGCGGCGCGGTGGCGACCGACGTGGATGCGCGCGATGGAGCCTGGCGCGACCTGCTGCTGATCGCGCCGCTCGTGCTGGCCATCAGCCTCGTCGTGCTCGTGGTGCTACTGCGCTCGCTGGTCGCGCCGATCCTGCTGCTGCTCGTGAACCTCGCCAGCGCCGCCGCCGCGATCGGTGCCGGCGCGTGGCTTGGCCGCACCCTGTTCGGATGGCAATCGCTCGATCTGCCGGTGCCGCTGCTCGCGTTCATCTTCCTGGTGGCACTGGGTATCGACTACACGATCTTCCTCGTGCACCGGGCGAAGACCGAGGCCGACGAACACGGCACACGTCGCGGCATGGCCCGGGCCGTGGCATCCACCGGCGGTGTCATCACCAGCGCAGGCATCGTGCTCGCGGGAGTGTTCGCGGCGCTCGGCGTGCTGCCCCTCGTCACGCTCGGACAGCTGGGTCTCATCGTCGGCCTCGGCGTGATCGTCGACACCCTCGTCGTGCGCACGATCGTCGTGCCGGCGCTGTTCGCCCTCACCGGTGACCGCATCTGGTGGCCGCACCGGCCCGCGCCGCGCTACCGTCAAGACGACGCGCTGCCCGACCCCGAGCTGGTCGGTGTGAGCGCCGACGACTGA